Proteins encoded within one genomic window of Fragaria vesca subsp. vesca linkage group LG1, FraVesHawaii_1.0, whole genome shotgun sequence:
- the LOC101303058 gene encoding uncharacterized protein LOC101303058, translated as MSPKTTLNKASDGGHRLRRCRESPPRKSDKKKKKKKKRSKKLKLKLKESEANKSLYICHIERHPGDRVSYVVRSIKLSDLLSSDSVDHLQLRQVGYKAGDDELPGFVGCGVLGSQIVFAGGIKPIFVSHPNPTWHRDVYVFETEPDKQPPSVIRKMDAKLLQAKYLPTMMEVGGKLYALSYKPISDPPSFELLAPRCLCLR; from the exons ATGTCTCCCAAAACCACACTCAACAAAGCCAGCGATGGTGGTCACCGGCTTCGACGCTGCCGTGAATCACCGCCGCGTAAGTCTGACAAGAAGAAGAAGAAGAAGAAGAAGAGAAGTAAGAAGTTGAAGTTGAAGCTGAAGGAGTCGGAGGCCAATAAATCACTGTACATATGTCACATCGAACGCCACCCTGGAGATCGGGTTTCTTATGTTGTCCGTTCCATCAAACTGTCCGATTTGTTGTCGTCGGATTCGGTTGATCATTTGCAATTACGGCAGGTCGGTTATAAGGCCGGAGATGATGAACTCCCCGGTTTTGTGGGTTGCGGTGTGTTGGGCTCCCAAATTGTTTTCGCCGGCGGCATAAAACCCATCTTCGTTTCCCATCCAAACCCTACTTGGCATAGAGATGTGTATGTCTTCGAAACTGAGCCCGACAAGCAGCCTCCTAGTGTAATCCGGAAGATGGATGCCAAATTGCTCCAAGCCAAGTATCTTCCTACGATGATGGAGGTGGGAGGCAAACTGTATGCACTTTCGTATAAGCCGATCTCGGATCCTCCCTCATTTGAG TTACTGGCACCAAGATGTTTATGTCTCAGATAA
- the LOC101303354 gene encoding uncharacterized protein LOC101303354, producing the protein MKSSKGESAFYAPIPANPDSGQPQQHVVVLTHYRPYRDDYLERRRFRLCVSTTAAFLFISAAVFFLFPSDPALSLARIQLNHVGVHSSPKLTLDASFSLTIKVRNRDFFSLEYDSLVVKIGYRGRELGFVSSDGGRVRARGSSYVNATLVVDGLEVIHDVFYLLEDLARGEIPFDTDSVVDGTVGLFFFRIPIKGRASCEVYVNTNDQTVVRQDCYPE; encoded by the exons ATGAAGAGCTCGAAAGGCGAGTCTGCATTCTACGCGCCGATTCCGGCCAACCCCGATTCGGGCCAACCCCAACAACACGTCGTCGTTTTAACTCACTACCGCCCTTATCGCGACGACTACCTCGAACGACGTCGTTTCCGCCTCTGCGTCTCCACCACCGCCGCGTTCCTCTTCATCTCCGCCGCCGTGTTTTTCCTCTTCCCGTCCGACCCGGCCCTCAGCCTCGCCCGGATCCAGCTCAACCACGTCGGAGTGCACTCGTCGCCGAAGCTCACTCTGGACGCGTCGTTCTCGCTGACCATCAAGGTGCGTAACCGCGACTTCTTCTCTCTGGAGTACGACTCGCTGGTGGTCAAAATCGGGTACCGGGGGAGAGAGCTAGGGTTTGTGAGCTCCGACGGCGGGCGCGTGAGGGCGAGAGGCTCGTCGTACGTGAACGCCACGCTCGTGGTGGATGGGCTGGAGGTGATTCACGACGTGTTTTACTTGCTGGAGGATTTGGCTAGGGGTGAGATTCCGTTTGATACTGATTCCGTGGTGGATGGAACCGTTGGGCTATTCTTCTTCAGAATTCCGATCAAG GGAAGAGCTTCGTGTGAGGTGTATGTGAATACAAACGATCAGACAGTTGTTCGTCAAGATTGTTACCCTGAG TGA
- the LOC101303637 gene encoding zinc finger protein 132-like isoform 2, producing MEKGEAEEKRPIFRDIRRYYCEYCGICRSKKTLIASHKLAQHKDEMELAKGDEVEVDKSNTCEECGASFKKPAYLKQHMLSHSLERPYVCTIDDCRSTYRRKDHLNRHLLQHQGKIFKCPIENCKSEFAFQGNVKRHVVEFHSEDCPSTGVEGQKQHVCQEPGCGKVFQFASKLRKHEDSHVKLDSVEAFCSEPDCMKYFSNKQCLQEHIQSCHTHIACEICGKKVWKKNIRSHLSTHEEGASSLEIKCEYEGCLHTFTKKSNLLRHVKAVHLQQKPYACSFSGCGKTFSYKHVRDKHENSGCHVYAYGDFEEADEQFRSRPRGGCKRICPTVEMLVRKRVTPPDQFGPETEFLSQLFSQEEDER from the exons ATGGAGAAAGGCGAGGCGGAGGAGAAAAGGCCGATTTTCAGAGATATAAGGCGGTATTATTGCGAGTACTGCGGAATTTGTAGATCCAAGAAGACTCTGATTGCTTCTCATAAATTAGCTCAGCACAAG GATGAGATGGAATTGGCAAAGGGTGATGAAGTGGAGGTGGATAAGTCTAATACATGTGAAGAATGTGGTGCCAGTTTCAAGAAGCCTGCGTATCTGAAGCAACATATGTTAAGCCATTCCCTTGAG AGGCCATATGTTTGCACAATCGATGATTGTCGTTCTACTTATAGAAGAAAGGACCATTTGAACCGTCATCTTCTTCAGCACCAAGGAAAAATCTTTAAGTGTCCAATTGAGAACTGCAAGAGTGAATTTGCTTTTCAAGGTAACGTGAAGAGGCATGTTGTAGAATTTCACAGTGAGGATTGCCCTTCTACTGGCGTTGAAGGTCAGAAGCAGCATGTGTGCCAGGAACCTGGTTGTGGAAAGGTGTTCCAATTTGCTTCGAAGCTGCGGAAACATGAGGATTCTCATG TTAAGCTGGACTCAGTGGAGGCATTCTGCTCTGAACCGGATTGTATGAAATATTTTTCTAATAAGCAATGCCTTCAGGAGCATATTCAGTCCTGCCACACTCATATCGCTTGCGAGATATGTGGGAAGAAGGTGTGGAAAAAGAACATCAGAAGCCATCTCTCTACTCATGAAGAGGGAGCCTCTTCATTGGAAATTAAATGTGAATATGAGGGTTGTCTTCACACATTTACTAAA AAATCAAATCTTCTCCGGCATGTGAAGGCTGTACACCTCCAACAGAAACCTTACGCGTGTAGCTTCTCAGGCTGTGGCAAGACATTCTCATACAAGCATGTCAGAGATAAGCACGAGAATTCTGGATGTCATGTATACGCCTAT GGGGATTTTGAAGAGGCTGATGAGCAATTCCGGTCAAGGCCAAGGGGTGGGTGTAAGAGGATATGTCCTACAGTGGAAATGCTTGTGCGTAAAAGGGTTACTCCACCAGATCAATTTGGCCCAGAGACAGAGTTCCTCTCCCAGTTATTCTCGCAAGAAGAAGATGAGCGCTGA
- the LOC101303637 gene encoding zinc finger protein 132-like isoform 1 produces MEKGEAEEKRPIFRDIRRYYCEYCGICRSKKTLIASHKLAQHKDEMELAKGDEVEVDKSNTCEECGASFKKPAYLKQHMLSHSLEESACLRTIPFGSREALDPTKELQNARGYELEWTSTRGETSCEAPSSDPQSRSVSIKRPYVCTIDDCRSTYRRKDHLNRHLLQHQGKIFKCPIENCKSEFAFQGNVKRHVVEFHSEDCPSTGVEGQKQHVCQEPGCGKVFQFASKLRKHEDSHVKLDSVEAFCSEPDCMKYFSNKQCLQEHIQSCHTHIACEICGKKVWKKNIRSHLSTHEEGASSLEIKCEYEGCLHTFTKKSNLLRHVKAVHLQQKPYACSFSGCGKTFSYKHVRDKHENSGCHVYAYGDFEEADEQFRSRPRGGCKRICPTVEMLVRKRVTPPDQFGPETEFLSQLFSQEEDER; encoded by the exons ATGGAGAAAGGCGAGGCGGAGGAGAAAAGGCCGATTTTCAGAGATATAAGGCGGTATTATTGCGAGTACTGCGGAATTTGTAGATCCAAGAAGACTCTGATTGCTTCTCATAAATTAGCTCAGCACAAG GATGAGATGGAATTGGCAAAGGGTGATGAAGTGGAGGTGGATAAGTCTAATACATGTGAAGAATGTGGTGCCAGTTTCAAGAAGCCTGCGTATCTGAAGCAACATATGTTAAGCCATTCCCTTGAG GAATCAGCTTGTTTAAGAACTATACCGTTTGGATCGCGTGAAGCATTGGATCCCACCAAAGAACTCCAAAATGCGAGAGGGTATGAACTTGAATGGACCAGTACCAGGGGGGAGACCTCCTGTGAAGCTCCGTCAAGTGATCCTCAATCACGCAGTGTTAGTATTAAG AGGCCATATGTTTGCACAATCGATGATTGTCGTTCTACTTATAGAAGAAAGGACCATTTGAACCGTCATCTTCTTCAGCACCAAGGAAAAATCTTTAAGTGTCCAATTGAGAACTGCAAGAGTGAATTTGCTTTTCAAGGTAACGTGAAGAGGCATGTTGTAGAATTTCACAGTGAGGATTGCCCTTCTACTGGCGTTGAAGGTCAGAAGCAGCATGTGTGCCAGGAACCTGGTTGTGGAAAGGTGTTCCAATTTGCTTCGAAGCTGCGGAAACATGAGGATTCTCATG TTAAGCTGGACTCAGTGGAGGCATTCTGCTCTGAACCGGATTGTATGAAATATTTTTCTAATAAGCAATGCCTTCAGGAGCATATTCAGTCCTGCCACACTCATATCGCTTGCGAGATATGTGGGAAGAAGGTGTGGAAAAAGAACATCAGAAGCCATCTCTCTACTCATGAAGAGGGAGCCTCTTCATTGGAAATTAAATGTGAATATGAGGGTTGTCTTCACACATTTACTAAA AAATCAAATCTTCTCCGGCATGTGAAGGCTGTACACCTCCAACAGAAACCTTACGCGTGTAGCTTCTCAGGCTGTGGCAAGACATTCTCATACAAGCATGTCAGAGATAAGCACGAGAATTCTGGATGTCATGTATACGCCTAT GGGGATTTTGAAGAGGCTGATGAGCAATTCCGGTCAAGGCCAAGGGGTGGGTGTAAGAGGATATGTCCTACAGTGGAAATGCTTGTGCGTAAAAGGGTTACTCCACCAGATCAATTTGGCCCAGAGACAGAGTTCCTCTCCCAGTTATTCTCGCAAGAAGAAGATGAGCGCTGA